From the genome of Candidatus Cloacimonadota bacterium, one region includes:
- the hprK gene encoding HPr(Ser) kinase/phosphatase, whose protein sequence is MKSITIREFFDHKKKDLALSLITEPQTLNKKLSSPHINRPGLALAGYLDVFSAECIQVFGEVEVRYLQSLKEDMMLERARSIFKLDIPCIIVTKGLTFPPALEYLANDLQIPILSSRLSTIQLIQQLTRHLQYTFAMEKTVHATLIDVFGLGILLSGKSGIGKSECALDLIHRGHSLVGDDMITIRYLDEQLVGRSARDFGHFMEIRGVGFINVERMFGIERVRKQKNIDLQIELMPWADNMDYERVGLTTNFADHLGVKVPIIYLPVSPGKNVSVIVEVAAMNMILKGVGYDAAEDFNRQVHDEIRKQPLVKPSISSLHAPDKD, encoded by the coding sequence ATGAAATCCATCACCATCCGCGAGTTTTTTGACCACAAGAAGAAGGACCTCGCCCTTTCGCTGATCACCGAGCCCCAAACCCTGAACAAAAAACTCAGCTCGCCCCACATCAACCGCCCTGGACTCGCTTTGGCCGGTTATTTGGATGTCTTTTCCGCTGAGTGTATTCAGGTCTTCGGTGAGGTGGAAGTGCGCTATCTGCAAAGCCTGAAAGAAGATATGATGCTCGAGCGCGCCCGCTCCATCTTCAAGCTGGACATCCCCTGCATCATCGTCACCAAGGGCCTCACTTTTCCCCCCGCGCTGGAATATCTGGCCAACGATCTGCAGATCCCCATCCTTTCCAGCCGCCTTTCCACCATCCAGCTCATCCAGCAGCTCACCCGCCATCTGCAATACACCTTTGCCATGGAAAAAACCGTCCACGCCACTCTGATCGACGTTTTTGGCCTGGGCATCCTGCTTTCCGGCAAAAGCGGCATCGGCAAAAGCGAATGCGCTCTGGACCTTATCCACCGCGGGCACAGCCTCGTGGGCGACGACATGATCACCATCCGCTATCTGGACGAACAGCTGGTGGGAAGGTCCGCCCGCGATTTCGGCCACTTCATGGAGATCCGCGGCGTGGGCTTCATCAATGTGGAGCGCATGTTCGGCATCGAAAGGGTGCGCAAACAGAAGAACATCGACCTCCAGATCGAGCTGATGCCCTGGGCGGACAACATGGATTATGAGCGAGTGGGCCTCACCACCAACTTCGCCGACCACCTCGGCGTGAAGGTTCCCATCATCTATCTGCCCGTGTCTCCGGGTAAAAACGTCTCCGTGATCGTGGAAGTGGCGGCCATGAACATGATCCTCAAAGGTGTGGGTTACGATGCCGCCGAGGATTTCAACCGCCAGGTGCACGACGAGATCCGCAAGCAACCCCTTGTGAAACCAAGCATTTCCAGCCTCCATGCGCCAGACAAGGATTAA
- the ptsP gene encoding phosphoenolpyruvate--protein phosphotransferase, producing the protein MRAINGTVIQPGLALGRARLIAAQNWVISRLRIKRGEVQAELAALQSALATVETELAQQLNEFTGAAEDREILSSHLLILRDPELIPAIKEQVSSRLASAAASVQREFENVLDHFAGLDDPFFAQRAADFRDVRDRLLGELTGSRAASLEGWEPDQIAVLEEAGPSLVSSFGRHDVPAYCSEHGSYTSHASILTRSLKITAVAGLAGLYGSVKDGDAIIVDGLEGKVIIAPDPATLKLYEDLVEKLRRRGDQAQREASLPTQTLDGRQIKLRLNLDLLPEPDARPDLPADGIGLYRTEFLYLGKDELPSEDLQFETYRQVAQMIAPHSVTIRTFDLGGDKLSHLIPSSHEENPYLGIRGIRFSLAHEDVFRVQLRAVLRASAFGRIKLMFPMVSGLSDFFRARLILQSCKAELSEAGVAFDAQIPLGVMIEVPSAALCADELAQNCDFLSIGTNDLVQYTLAADRNNDALAPWYQTHHPAVLKLLRLTLAAGQKHQKPVSVCGEMASQPQYLPLLIGLGCTDLSVGASAWLSCKGIIRRCDARLSELVQGADLDSLGEIENLIHDLLKPYYTP; encoded by the coding sequence ATGCGCGCCATCAACGGGACCGTGATCCAGCCCGGGCTTGCCCTTGGCCGGGCGCGCCTGATCGCAGCTCAAAACTGGGTCATTTCCCGGCTGCGGATCAAGCGCGGGGAGGTGCAAGCCGAACTGGCCGCGCTGCAAAGCGCGCTCGCTACGGTGGAAACTGAACTGGCGCAGCAGCTTAATGAATTCACTGGCGCCGCGGAGGACCGCGAGATCCTCAGCTCGCATCTGCTCATCCTCCGCGATCCGGAACTGATCCCGGCCATCAAAGAGCAGGTTTCCTCCCGTCTGGCCTCCGCCGCGGCTTCCGTGCAGCGAGAGTTTGAGAATGTGCTGGACCATTTTGCCGGACTTGACGACCCCTTTTTCGCCCAGCGCGCCGCCGATTTCCGCGACGTGCGGGACCGTCTTTTGGGCGAACTCACCGGTTCCCGAGCCGCCAGTCTGGAGGGCTGGGAGCCAGACCAGATAGCGGTTTTGGAGGAGGCCGGCCCTTCCCTGGTCAGCTCGTTCGGCCGGCACGATGTGCCAGCCTACTGCTCTGAACACGGCAGCTACACTTCCCACGCCTCCATCCTCACCCGTTCGCTGAAGATCACCGCCGTGGCGGGTTTGGCCGGTCTTTACGGCTCCGTGAAGGACGGTGATGCCATCATCGTCGACGGCCTCGAAGGCAAGGTGATCATCGCCCCGGATCCCGCCACCCTAAAGCTTTATGAGGATCTGGTGGAAAAACTCCGTCGGCGGGGTGACCAGGCCCAACGTGAAGCCAGCCTGCCCACCCAAACCCTGGATGGCCGCCAGATCAAACTGCGCCTCAACCTGGACCTGCTTCCAGAGCCGGACGCGCGGCCCGACCTGCCTGCCGACGGCATCGGCCTCTACCGCACCGAGTTTCTCTATCTGGGCAAGGACGAACTGCCCTCCGAGGATTTGCAGTTCGAGACCTACCGCCAGGTGGCGCAAATGATCGCGCCGCACAGCGTTACCATCCGCACTTTCGACCTTGGCGGCGACAAGCTTTCCCACCTGATTCCCTCTTCCCACGAGGAAAATCCCTATCTGGGCATCCGCGGCATCCGCTTTTCCCTGGCTCACGAGGATGTTTTCCGCGTCCAGTTGCGTGCCGTGCTTCGTGCCAGCGCTTTTGGCCGCATCAAACTGATGTTTCCGATGGTGAGCGGCCTGAGCGATTTTTTCCGCGCCCGCCTCATCCTGCAGTCCTGCAAGGCCGAATTGAGCGAAGCAGGAGTCGCGTTCGACGCCCAGATCCCTCTCGGGGTGATGATCGAGGTACCCTCTGCCGCCCTCTGCGCTGATGAACTGGCCCAAAACTGCGATTTCCTCAGCATCGGCACCAACGACCTCGTGCAGTACACCCTGGCGGCGGACCGCAACAACGACGCCCTCGCCCCCTGGTATCAAACCCATCATCCCGCCGTGCTGAAACTGCTGCGCCTCACCCTGGCCGCCGGCCAAAAACACCAGAAACCTGTCTCCGTCTGCGGCGAAATGGCCTCCCAACCCCAGTATCTGCCGCTGCTCATCGGTCTCGGCTGCACCGATCTCAGCGTGGGCGCTTCAGCTTGGCTGAGCTGCAAAGGCATCATCCGCCGCTGCGACGCCCGTCTGTCCGAACTGGTCCAAGGCGCTGATCTGGACAGCCTCGGCGAGATCGAAAACCTCATCCACGACCTTCTGAAACCCTACTACACACCATAA
- the raiA gene encoding ribosome-associated translation inhibitor RaiA, with product MQITITARHFELTKAIRDYVESSCLKIKRYFDHIITVHVTLSLENSRNICEISLQASKFGLQSQAEEMDMYLSIDNALDKMEAQIKKLKDRVTDHQKRALKDQFPEFSRETDFLVSPGNRVHKTVKTKRAVAENLTIEEAMEKIDNQKDEFLIFKNVETDRLNVLVKRDEQNYKLFEP from the coding sequence ATGCAGATCACGATCACAGCCCGTCATTTCGAACTCACGAAGGCGATCAGGGACTACGTGGAATCATCGTGTTTGAAGATCAAAAGATACTTCGACCATATCATCACCGTCCACGTCACCCTGTCTCTGGAGAACAGCCGCAACATCTGCGAGATCTCACTCCAGGCCTCGAAATTCGGCCTGCAGAGCCAGGCGGAGGAGATGGACATGTATCTTTCCATCGACAACGCCCTGGACAAGATGGAAGCTCAGATCAAGAAGCTGAAAGACCGTGTGACCGACCATCAGAAGAGGGCCCTCAAAGACCAGTTCCCAGAGTTTTCCCGCGAAACCGATTTCCTGGTGAGCCCCGGGAACAGGGTCCACAAAACCGTCAAAACCAAACGTGCCGTGGCTGAAAACCTCACCATCGAGGAAGCCATGGAAAAGATAGACAACCAGAAAGATGAATTCCTCATCTTCAAAAACGTGGAAACAGACAGGCTGAACGTCCTGGTGAAACGGGACGAGCAGAATTATAAACTCTTTGAACCGTAA
- a CDS encoding HPr family phosphocarrier protein: MRQTRIKVTNPLGLHARPSTLIVRAATKYRSEFYIEKDSMRVNGKSIMGVMMLAAECGSMLNLIADGVDEEYLLEEIEALINGGFGEA; the protein is encoded by the coding sequence ATGCGCCAGACAAGGATTAAGGTCACAAATCCCCTCGGACTGCACGCCCGGCCCTCCACCCTGATCGTGCGCGCGGCCACCAAATACCGCAGCGAGTTTTACATCGAAAAAGACAGCATGCGGGTGAACGGTAAAAGCATCATGGGCGTGATGATGCTGGCCGCGGAATGCGGCTCCATGCTCAATCTGATCGCCGACGGGGTGGACGAGGAATACCTTTTGGAAGAGATCGAAGCACTCATCAACGGCGGCTTTGGAGAGGCCTGA